The segment GTGACTTTTATGCGCGACAAGCACATGCAGCTGCTCAACGAGTGGCGTGATGAAGCCCTGCGCAAGGAAAATCGCACCTATGTGGCGTCCAATGGCAAAAAATGGACCATCAGCCTGCAGAACACCTGCATGAAGTGCCATAACGACTACAAGGGTTTCTGCGAAAAGTGCCATGTGGCCAACAGCGTTGATCCTTATTGCTGGACCTGCCACATCATTCCCCAGGGGAGCAAATAATGAACAAGAGCAGAAGAAGCTTTCTGAAAGTGGCGGGGCTTTCCGCCTGTGCCCTGAGCAGCGGAATGGCCGGCCTTGGCGCCTTGTCCGGCGTTGCTCAGGCCCAGATTGCCCCTGGACGGTATGAAAAGGGCGTTAACGCCCTGCACGCCAAGCGCTGGGCCATGGTTATTGACACCCGTCAGTTCACCAGCCCCCGTGACTACGAGCCGCTGATCGAAGCGTGCCACAAGTTCCACAATGTGCCGCACGTTCCGGGCGACCAGAACATCAAGTGGTTCTGGCTCGATTCGTTCGAGCACACCTTCCCCGATGAAATGAACGCCTTCCTCGACAAGCGCCGGGCCGAAGCCAGTTATCCGCTGCTGTGCAACCACTGCACCAACCCGCCCTGCGTGCGCGTGTGCCCCACTCAGGCCACCTACAAGATGGAAGACGGCATTGTTGCCATGGACTACCACCGTTGCATTGGCTGCCGCTTCTGCATGGCGGGTTGTCCTTTTGGTGCTCGTTCGTTCAACTTCAAGGACCCGCGCAAATTCCTTGCCGATCCCGTGCCCAACCCGGCCTTCCCCACGCGCATGATCGGCGTGGTGGAAAAGTGCACCTTCTGCGCCGAGCGCCTGGCTGTTGGCCAGCTGCCCGCCTGCGTTGAAGCCTCTGGCGGCAAGATCCTCTTCGGCGACCTGGAAGATCCCAATTCAACGGTGCGGCAGGCTTTGTCCGCCAACTACAGTATTCGCCGCAAGCCCAACCTGGGCACGCAGCCCGGCGTTTACTACCTCATATAGGGAGGACAGGCCATGGTTGAAAAATTGCTCGAAGGTCCCAAGACCTACTACTTGTGGCTGCTCTTTCTGCTCTGCCTGATCGCAGGCTGCGGCATTGTGTACCTGGACCAGCTCCAGAACGGTCTTTCCGTGACCGGCATGAACCGCGACGTTTCGTGGGGTCTGTATATTTCGCAGTTCACCTACTTCGTCGGTGTTGCCGCCTCGGCCGTTATGCTGGTGCTGCCCACGTACTTCCACCACTACAAAAAATTCAAGCGCATGATCATCTTCGGTGAATTCATGGCCGTTGCGGCCGTGGTCATGTGCGCCCTGTTCATCGTGGTTGACCTTGGTCAGCCCCAACGCATGCTCAACGTCATGCTGCACCCCACTCCCAACTCCGTCATGTTTTACGACATGCTGGTGCTCATTGGGTACCTGGGTCTGAACATCATCATCGGCTGGGTTACCCTTGAAGCCGAACGGCACGAAATTGATCCGCCCAAATGGATCAAGCCCCTCATCTACCTTTCGATTCTGTGGGCTTTCTCCATCCACACGGTTACCGCCTTCCTGTACGCTGGCGTGCCCGGGCGTCACTACTGGCTCACCGCCATCATGGCTGGCCGCTTCCTGGCTTCGGCCTTCTGCTCGGGGCCTGCCATCCTCATGCTGCTGATGCTGCTTATGCGCCGCCTCAGCGGCCTGGATGTGGGCAAGGAAGCCGTGAAGACGCTGACCACCATCATCGTCTACGCCATGTGCGTGAACGTGTTCTTCTTTGTGCTTGAACTGTTCACGGCCTTCTACAGCAACATTCCCGGTCACATGGAACCCATCAGCGTTCTGTTCTTCGGCCACGGCGGTCACCTGCTGTGGGTAAACTACTGGATGTGGGCGGCGGTTATCATGGCCTTCTCGTGCCTGGCCATTCTTATTCCGCCCAAACTGCGCACCCATCCCACGCTCATGCCCATCGCACTTATCATGCTTGTGGCTGCCTCGTGGATCGACAAGGGTCTTGGTTTGCTGGTTGGCGGTTTTACCCCCAACATGTTTGAAACCATCACCCCCTACATGCCCACCGCAAAGGAAATTGCCGTGGCCCTTGGCGTGTACGCCGTGGGCGCCCTGGTGCTCTCCCTCTTGTGGCGCATCGCCCTTGGCGTGAAAAAAGAAGTGAATCACCTCACCGATTAGTCGCCAGGCATAGTAAATCAAACGCCCCTGTGTCACCAAGACGCAGGGGCGTTTTGCTTTTGCGGAACTGCGGGGCCGCCCCATTGCTGCCCTACACAAATGACCAGTCCGTAATGGTATTTCCTCACTCTCAAGCTTGACTCGAAGCCATGCTCGCGGGCATAGTATCAGCCATTCCCCGTTATTAATTTCGCAAGGAGCCATGGATGCATCAAGCGCTCAAAGACGCCATAACCATAAGCAAAACCCTTTTGCGCAATGGCTATGACGCGCATGTTATCAACGCCCCCTTGCAGGAGCACCTGCTGGAAAACGCCAAGCAGCCCACCGTGGACATTGCCTGCGAGCCGGATCTGGATACGCTTATCAAGCTGTTTCCCAAGGCAGTGCCGCTGCAAGACAAGCGCGCACTGGCCACACTGGAAGAAAACGGCTTTACCTTCTGTTTCTACCCTCTTGAAGTTGCCGCTGCGGGTCACCCCGAGCTTTCGCTGCTGCGCATCACGCCTACCATGATGGACAGGATGCCCCATGAGGAGCAGCTCAAGCTGCGCATCACGGGCTTTGGCAGCCCCGAGTCGTCTAACGACGCATACGACGGCTTTGAGGACGTCAAGGGCGGCGCCATCCAGCTGGCTGGCCTGCCGGACGAAACCCTGCGCCACAACTACCTGCTGGCCGTGCGCGCCCTGCGCTTTGCCGCCAATTTTGATCTGCCCATCGAGCCCAACACCTGGCTTGCCATTGTGCGTGCCTCAAGCCGCGTGCTTGATTATGTGCCCGCTACGGATATCATGGACGAATGGCGCAAGGTTGCCGCCGAATCCATGTACCGCTTTGTGCGCCTGCTGTTTGATTCGCACATCCTGCAAGGGCTTATTCCTGAAGTGGCCTCCCTCTCGTGCCTCACCCAGATGCGCAACAAGGACGGCGAGACGGAAAACGTCTTTGAGCACACCCTTGAGTGCATGAAGCACTACCCGGAAGAAGACTTCCACTACGACTGGCTTGGCACCATGGCCATGCTCTTTCACGATGTGGGCAAGCTCTATACCGGCGAGTATTTCGATGGCATCTGGACCTACTACCAGCATCATCGCGTGGGCGCCAAGGTAACGCGCAAGATTCTGCGTCGCCTGCACTTTGCGCAGGAAGACATTGATCTGCTTTGCCATCTGGTGCGCCACCACATGCGCTTCCACTTCATGATGACAGACAGGGGCATACGCCGCTTCAAGGCGCTGGACGATTACCCCCGTCTCATCGCCATGGCCAGGGCGGACCTCAAGGCACGTGACGGCATTCTGACCTCGTTCAACCACAATATGAAGTATCTCGACCGCGCCGAAACGCCCGAGCAGATGCTTGAACCCCTGTTGAACGGCAATGAAATCATGAGCGAAACCAAGCTTTCGCCAGGTCCCCTGGTGGGCATCATCCGCGACGCCCTTTTGCAGGCGCAGATCGCAGGCGAAGTCACCGATGTGGAATCAGCGGTGGTTTTTGTGCGCGATTATGCCCGTAAATCAGTGGGCTAAACGCTCCTGACCTTTGCTGAAACGGTGGGCGTTCCTTTGGGAGCGCCCACTTTCGCTTGAATCTGGCGCAGTGCAGGGCATTAATTTTCTTGCCCCCAAGACGCAAAAATCGTAGGCATCAGCCAGCCCTTTTGGCCCTGCGCCCCAACCCTATTCTTTTTGGCAGACCGTATGACCAATCTTCTCAACCTGACCCTTCCCGAACTTGAAGCCTGGCTCCAGACAGAACTGGGCGAGCCCAAATTCCGCGCCATGCAGATATGGCAGTGGCTTTGGCAGCGCATGGTTCGCGATTTTGAATCCATGACCAATATTTCAAAGGTCTGCCGCGAAAAGCTCATGGCGCAGGCAGCCATTGTCTGGCCGGAAGTGGTGACGGTGGAGAAAAGTCAGGACGACACCACAAAGTTTTTGCTGCGGCTCGAAGACGGAGCTCTTGTGGAGACCGTGCTCATTCCTTCTGATTCGCGCGAGGGCGTGCGTCGCTGGACTCAATGCGTGTCGTCACAGGTGGGCTGCGCCATGGGTTGCACTTTTTGCTCCACCGGACAGATGGGCTTTGAGCGCAATATGACCATGGGTGAAATTCTGGGGCAGGTGCTGGTGGCCCGTGCGCATCTGGGCGATGACAGGCCGGAATGGCCCATGCTGCGCAATATCGTGTTCATGGGCATGGGCGAGCCCCTGCTCAACATGCGTGAGCTAATGCGCTCGCTGGAAGGCCTGAACAACGCCAAGGGGCTCAATTTCTCCCCCCGGCGCATTACGGTATCCACCTGCGGCATAGAAAAAGGCCTGCGCGAGTTGGGCGATAGCGGTCTGGCCTATCTGGCTGTTTCGTTGCACGCACCCACGCAGGAGTTGCGCTCGCGTATCATGCCCAAGGCCGCCCGTTGGTCGCTGGAGGACATGTTTGAAACGCTCAAATCCTACCCGCTCAAGACGCGTGAGCACATTACCTTTGAATACCTGTTGCTGGGTGGGGTCAACGATGGCCTGGAGCAGGCCAAGGAACTGGCGCGGCTGGTAAGCGAGGTGCGCGGCAAGCTGAACCTTATCGTGTACAATCCTGCGGAAGGAGCACCCTACGCCGCGCCCACAGAAGATGACGTGCTGGCTTTTGAACAGTACCTGTGGAAGCGCAAAATCACCGCCATACTGCGTAAAAGCAAGGGGCAGGACATCAAGGCGGCCTGCGGCCAGCTCAAAGCGGCTCGTCTACCAGACTAGCCGGGCGAGCATCTGTACACGCAGCCTGACCTGGCAGCCTGTCGGGCCGGTCCGAAACAAGGGGAGTGCGCGGGAGCAGAGTGCTGGATTATCGTATCCAGAAAGCTAGAAGCTGTCCCTGCTTCGCCGGCGTGGACGGCACGGTCCCGCCGCTTCTTCACGCGGTCTGAGCCAGCCATAGCCCCCCTTCCAGCCGCGGAACATCCTGTAGATAAGCAGGGGCAGCAATGCGAGAGCGCACGTCAGGTGCAGCATTTTTACAACCGCATACACCCCGTCAAAGAGTGAATAGTCGGGCATGTTGTGCACAATGAGCGCCAGCCCCGTAACAGCCAGCCCAATAAGCAAAACAACACGCATCAGGCCGCAACGTGTGAGGCAGTACGTGCTGTGCCCCTGCAAACGCCAGATGGTGAAGGCATAGGTGCCCAGAAACAGCAGGGCAGCCGCCGAGTAATAGTGCCACACTGAGGGCGACCAGTTTGCGCTGTGAACAAGACCGTAACGGCTCATGAGTGGAAGGTGCGCAATACCACTCCACACAGCGTTCAGCATGCTCACAAACCAGAGCAGGCTAAAAAACGATGAAAATAGCGTCGGTTGTCTTTTCACGGCTTGCGCCTCATCTGCTTTTCGCGCCACATGCGCAGGCCTGCAAGCGCTGCGCCAGCGGCGGGGGCCAGCAATACCGCCCGCAACAGACTGTTTTCCTTATCCAGGCTTGCCCCGGCCGGGCGCAGGCTTGGCATGCCAACACCCACCTGCCCTTGCCGCAGCATATTTGCCTCGATATCTCGGAACAGAACGGACGAAACATAAATCGTATTTGTGCCGCCGTTTTCCTTCAGTCCAAAAATATCACCGCCCCGGTGCTCTGCCAGCTCCTTGGCCTGCTTTACGATATCGTGACGCGGACCGGAGCGCATGGCTCCCTGCGGGCAGGCCACAACGCAGGCTGGACTTTGACCTGTGGCCAGCAGACTTCGACAGTGATCGCATTTGAATATCTGTCCGTTACCCACATACCTGGGCGCAAAATTCAGGTACGGGCCCACGCCCGACTGTCGCTGCGGAATACCCCAGGGGCAGGCGCGGTCGCAGGGGCCATCTCCCAAGCAGGTAGAACTGCTGATGTAAACGGCGCCCTCCGGGCTCTGGCGCATTGATCCTGTGGAGCACAGGGTCACACACTGGGGGTTGTTGCAATGCAGGCAACGGCGGGGCAGAAAAACACGCTTTTCAACGCCTTTGACAGTAATGATGCACGACTGGATGAAGAGCCAGTTGTAGGGTGTGAGGCGCGAAATTTCGTCGGTACGGTCAGACCAGTCGCTGCTGCGTACCCATGCGGGATAAGGACGTGGGATAGGATGAACTGGATGGGGAACAGAAGCAAGATTGCGGAAACGACATGCCGCAACGCACGCGCCGCAGCCGTTGCAGAGATCAACATCGATCAGTGTTGCCAGATCATCGCTCTCGGCCCAGCTGCTGGCCCGCCCTGCTGCTGGCAGACCTGTGCCCGCCAGTGTCAGCCCGGCTGTACCAACCATGGCCTTGAGGATCGACCTGCGCTGTAATAAAAGCTTGTTGCCCATTGGATACCTTTGCCTGTCACGGCCCTTACTGTATCCGTATAGGCCTGCCGACACCCTGGCGTCAATGCAGACCACTTTGCATGGTTGCCAGACCAGCACCCCGCACAAAGCACAAATAAGCCGAGTCGGCCCATTCTGCCGCTTTTGACGCTTAGGTCTGGGCTGCTTTTTCAAACGGTGGCGGTGGCCGCCAGCGCCAGAACAGGGCCAGCAGGGGGACAAGACCTGCCAGCTCGGCCACTTCGCGCGGCGCAACCAGCCCGATGCCCCACCACATCCCCACGCTGACCGCACAGGTAAGCAGCATGAGGGCCCACTGGCCCAGATTCATGGGTCGTGCCGCCCACTGAAAATAGCCCACGGTGAGCAATGCCACCCACACCTTGGTGATGGTGAGCGACAGGGCCGCACCCTCAAGTGGCATGGCCGGTATGAGGGTAAAGCAGCAGATAAGGTTGCAGACCAGGCCAGTGAGATAAAAGCCCAGAAGCAAACGGTGCTGGCGCATGCCGATCATGGCGTAGGCCGCCAGATTGTGCAGAAAGGCCGTGGCAAGGCAGGGAGTAAGCAGACGCTGCGCCGTGACCGCGCTTTGATAGTTGGGACCATACACCAGGGGCAGAAAACGGTCGCTTTCCACGCAGATAAGAAAAATGATAGGTAGGGATGCAGCCCAGAGCGACCGGGCGGTCTGACCAGCCAGCTGGCGGAATGCTCCCCTGTCCTGCTGCCACAGCTTGGCCAGCAACGGAAAAATCACCTTGCCCAACAATGCGCTGGAAACCAGAACTGAAAGCCCCTCTACGGTTTCCCAGGCAACGCCGTACCCGCCCACGTCGGCGTTGCCGCCGTACTGCTTGAGAAATATGACGTTGATCTTGTTGTAAAACATGGCGCAGCCAGCCATGCAGGTGAAGATCAGGCCGTGCTTCATGTGCCGCGCCAGATCCTTCATGCCTTCCACGCCCACACCCGCAAGAGGATTGCGCTGCAGGGCCATCAGGGCAAAAACAATGCACAGCAGGGATTCCACGGGCTTGTACAGGGCAATGACAATGGGAGGTGCGCCGAGCACCACGCAGGCAATGCCAAAACCAATGCCAAGCAGTGCGGAAGGCACGCGAATGCGCATCTCCACATCCTGACGGCCACGCGCCTGACACAAGGCAAAAAAAGAGTCGCTGACGCCATCAAGCCCAAGACCGGCCGCAATGCACATGACCACCAGTCGCAGCTCGGGCGTATAATTTTGCCAACCTGTCACCAGCCACGTAACGCCAAGGGCCAGCAGCAGCACTGTCAGCTTGAGCCATGTCACTTCACCCAGCAGGGCTAATGGTCGCCCCTCGCGGCGTGCGAATGTGGAGAGCAAAAAATCGTTGAGCCCCACGTCGGCTACCGTTTTTACAAGGTAGCCAAACGTGAGCGCCAGCACCACCTGCCCAAGAATATCGGGGCTACGGCGCGCCAGAAGAATGGTAAAAGCGGCCCATGCCAGGTCGCGCGTCCATTGCGCACCCAGAATGTACCCCAACCGGCGGGGAATGCTTTTCAGCTTCATGAAGGAGGCTTACCTGCTCCCCTTGAAACGCACTACTGCCTTGAATCCGGGCTTGAGCTCCAGATTTGGATTGGGAACAGTGATCTCAACCGAGTAGTACGAAGGATTGGAGACGCTCATATCGCTGGAAACCCAGGATATCTCATTGACCGTACCAGCGAATTTTCTGTTGTTAAGCGAGGGGATTTCCACCTCAACAGAGTCGCCAGCCTTGATGCCGCTGATTTCAGCCTCATACACGGGAACCTGAATCAACACGGGGTCAAGCCTGCCCACACGGACAGGAGCCATACCCGCGCCAAGCAGCGAACCGGGGTTGAGAGTGCCATCCAGCGAAAGCACATAGCCATCAATGGGCGTGGTCAGGGTAAGCGAAGCTGGCAGACGTTCGCCTTCCTTGATAGTGGTACCGAAATACCCGCTCAGTTCTTCAAGACGGGCAGAAAAATTCTTTTCAGACTTCTGTATGGTCGTCCGCAAAAGATCTATGCGGCGCTGCAGTGAGTGCACATCGTCTTCAAGCCTGCTTGAGGCCTGGGCAGAGCCGAGCCCCGAAGCGGCAAGCTGACGGGCCTTGTTGCGCTGGGCCGCAGTTTCTGCAAGGCGACGCTCAAGGTCGAGCACCTGTCCTTTCAGGTCTTCAGTGCCTGCGCCGGTGGTCACTTCGCGCTGCAACACGCGTTCGGCTTCTTCCTGCAAATGATAGCGCATCAGGGGAGCGCCCTTGTCCACCGCCTGACCGGGCTTGACCAGCACCTCGTCAACCACCGCGTTAAAGGGCACCGGCACTGCTCGGGTAACAGTGGTAACAACCTTACCCGTCAGAATCGTTGCGCCAGCACCGATAGAGCCGCTTTCAGCTGCTACGGCTGCATCCAGGGCCCACAGCAGGCCCCCGGCGATCAGGGCAACGGCAAGGACCGCAGTGGCAACTGCACGGTTTAGCGCAGATGCCACGATAGAATCCTGCTTTTTCTGCATTACAGCACCTCCTTGGCAGGAAGTCCGAGGAACCGCTGGGACAGCGAGTTGGAAAGATCCATCCACTCAAGCATGGCCAGCTTATAATCAAGGTCGGCAGTAATGTAGGCGATGCGGGCCTGAACCATGTCTTCCTGCTTTGTGGCTACATCGGGCAGCTGCACTATGCCTTCATGAAAGGATATCTGCGCTTCCTTGAACTGCATGCTGGCCGTGTCCAGACGGGTTTTGGCAAGCTTGCGTTCCGTTTCGGCAAGCGCCACGCGCTGTTCGCACTGCAACCACTTGTTGGAGTAATCGGTGCGTTTGCGGGCCAGTTCATGGAAAGCCTGAGCCTTGTTCATGCGGGCGGTCTGCACGCCACGGTACCGGCGACCCCAGTCAATGAGCGGGAAATCAAACGTAAGATGAAGGAACGTGTCCTCCTTGCCGTTGACGGGCTGATACTGGCCAGCGGGGGGGCTGTTGTTCACGGCAATGCTCATGGTGGGCATGTACTGTGCCCAGGCAACCATGATGTTGTAATCGCTCAGCTTGACCTGGCCGCGCAGCAAAAGTTCGTCTTCGGTGGCGGGCCAGCGGTCTTCCCAGGTCAGCTTGTGGCCGTCAAAACCAGCAAGTACGGTGTCCGCGCTCTTGGTGTCGACCTCAAGACGCTGCTGGGGTTCAACACCCGCAAGTATCTTGAGCTGGGTACGCTGCATGATTTCCTTCATCTTGGTCTGCTCAAGCTTGAGTTCAAGCTCGCGCTGGTGCTGGATGGCAAGGTTGAGCGACACGCCCTGACGGCCATCGACTGATTCGACCTTCTGCCAGTAGTCCACAAGTTCCTTGCCCAAGGGCAGCAGTTCTTTCTGCGCCTCAACAATTTTCTGCTGGGCCTGAAGCTGCAGATAGGCTTCGCCAATCCTGCCGATGGCCTTGCCCACGGCCTTGCGGTGCGTGGAGATAGCCAGATTGACCATGGCCGTCTGCACCTGATGCTCAAAATAGGTGGCCATGGGGTTGGGGAAGGCCGCATAAAAGCCGACGCGAAAACGGGTCTGGCCGTAGTCGCTCGGGGTGTTGGAATTGTCCATGTTGAACCGCGTCAGATTGTTGGACACGGTAAAGTTCATGTGCGGTTCCGGCAGGTACTTCCACACGGCATCTGTCTGCGCCAGCCGCTTGATTTCGATGTTCACCGCGCTGTTGACCAGGGCGGGGGACTGCTGGATGGTTAGGAACACGCAGTCTTCAAATGAAAAGACCTTTTTGGGATCGTACAGATTGGGTACGGCCGCCTCAAGCTTGGCCTTGTTTTCGACCGGCACACCAGGAGCTTCCTGAAGCCAGTGCTTGGCAGGAAGTTCGGGCGATTTGACCCCGGCTTTTTTGGAACAGGCCCCGGCCAGCAGCGCCGCCGAAATCATCAGCAGCAGAAAAAAACGTGTGGTAAGATTTGCTTGCGCAGTGAGCATCTGGCACCCTTTGCGTAGTTGCGTTGGCCAACGCTGAGCAGATTGTGTGTTTATATCGACGGAGTCAGAGCTGATGCAAGTCCGGCCCGATCGCGTCGGTCAAATTCAAGATGGTGTATGGTCAAAAAAACAGTCCCCTTCTGATCAACCACCTGCGCGTCAAAACGGCGCAGACGCTTGGCAGACCAGGATCGTTTCATAAGCACATGTAACGGGCCGCTTGCCGGGGCTGCGCCAATGCGAATGAAGCCGACGGCATGAAGACGCCACGACTCCACAGCCTCGGCCATGGCGGCAGCATCGTCAAAATGCTTTGAGTATTCAGATGTTATGGCAAGCCGTGCGGCTTGCATTACACCTTCTACCACAAGCATGTCATCAGTATACCCATAATCAAGGCCGGGGGCAATGCGCGACTGTGGCAATCGCAGGTTGGCCGCGTACAGAGTATCTGGCAAAGCGACAAAGCTGTCCACCAGATGCCACTCTGCACCCAGCCCCGCCGCAGTGTAATATCCAGACACATCCACCGTGCCGCCTGCCGCATCGCCAGCAATTGCGACCTGCGCAGCATCAATATCCAGAGGGCGTACTTCACTGCGGTGCGCTGCAAGCCATACCATTCCCTCGCTGACCGGCGTGTACTGGGCCGTATGGCGCCCGTTGGGCGTCAGCCCGCGCACAGAAAGGGCGCTGCGGCACATGCGGGTCATTACTTTTTCCTGTACCAGCCAGGGTTCGGCCTCGGTTGTAACGCGGCATTCGCGTGTCACGCCCGGGGCAAGCTCTGGCGCGTCAAAAAAGCGCAGATCGCAAAAGCCGGAAACCTTCAGCCACGGCAGGCACTGGCGCGCGCCTTCAAGAAGGGCGCTCAGGCTGCGGCACGTCGGCAGCGTGGGAACTGTCGCCCCCAGGGCATTGCCACACTGCGCACCATGAGTGGCCAGCGCCGTATCCGCAAAGCGCGAAAAGTGGCAGCTGCCCTGAAACAGTGTGGCAGTCGGACGGTAAGGCGGCGCAGAGTCGGGAAACACCAGTGAAAACTGATCGGGGCACGAACGGATCAGCTGCGGGGCCTCTGGTTCACTACAGGTCACAGAACCGGCCAGTGAGCCGGGGCGCGCCCATACAACCCGGGAGGCCGTGCCGCACAGAAGCTCGCGGGCAAGCATGTCGCCCCATTCGTCCAGACTGGCCCTCTCCGGACCGTGCAGCATGCGTATGCCACGCACGGCAGGACCGCTGACGCCGAAGGCTTCCAGCACCTGATCAAGCGGCGCGTCAAAAATACAGTTTTCCGCAGACGGTGGCAGCACAGTGACCGTGCTGGCAAAACGCAGGCCGTGGGGCCAGGCCGCATCAAGGGCGACCTGCAGCAGGTTCCCCATGCTGGAGGCGGAGAGAGTGCAACCCTGCGTTTCCGGCGAAGCCGTCATGATACCCGCAGCCACGGGCGGCACAAACAACAGGCCGTCAACGTGGCCGTGCGCTTCTGCAAGGACACTTATGGCATCCCGCAACTGGCTGGCAGCCTGCCCATCTTCAGCCCATTCCGCCGGGTTTACGGCCAGAGAAACAAGTTGCGCGCCAGACCTGATCAGGGTTCTGCACTGTTCAAGCAGGTGTTGCGGCACGGCAAGCACACACCCAAGCGGCGCAATACCGCTCAGCAGGCGCGGCAGAATATATACGTCCAGCACACACAGCGCGAGCACATCGCCCGGCTGCAGGTTCAAACCCGCGGTGCGGGGGTCAAGCGCCAACGGCTCAAGACTGACAGTTGCATCTGCCGGAGGTGGGGCAACCAGCGGCGCATAGCGACGCAGGGGTTCTGCGCACAGGCAGGCCGTGGCGCTGACTTTTTCTGCCGCGACATCTCGTTTGTCGCCAGCGGCAAAAACCCCGCCAGAAAGCACACGGGCAAGATCGCCCACCGTTGAGACCTGCAACAGGTCTTCAAAATTCACGCTGATGCCGAGCGCCTTTTCCACGTCCTGAACAATAAGAGGAAAGCGGCTGGATCGCAGGGCAAGGTCATACCGCAGATCCATCTCTGGGCGCAGGTCCTCCACAGGTCTGCCACAGGCCTGTGCCAGAATCTGCAGCACCGCCGCCAGGCTGTCCGCATATGATGCGGCCGCTTCCGGCGTGGTATTCACTTCCGCCGTCTGCGGGGTTGCCTCGGCCTGAGCCTCAGCAGAATCGCTCACAGGCGCAGACCCCGCCATACCGTTTTGGGGCGCAGCCGGACGAAGACCACAATGGGGCGCGGGCTTGCCCGCCAGCAGACGCGCTTCGCCGCCAGCCGCACGAACTCGGCCTTCCACGCCTTCACGCGTGAGATAGCCGAGCGAGTACAGTCGTGCGCAGGCCTGACGCAGGCCTTCAACCTCGCGGCCTTTGCGGCCAGCCGCAAAGCATACGGCGCGGGGTTCGTTGTCTGCCACCAGGCTGCACAGGGTGTCCTGCGGGCCAAGCTCCAGAAAATTGCGAATACCTTCGCGGTTC is part of the Desulfovibrio sp. genome and harbors:
- a CDS encoding FeS-binding protein yields the protein MKRQPTLFSSFFSLLWFVSMLNAVWSGIAHLPLMSRYGLVHSANWSPSVWHYYSAAALLFLGTYAFTIWRLQGHSTYCLTRCGLMRVVLLIGLAVTGLALIVHNMPDYSLFDGVYAVVKMLHLTCALALLPLLIYRMFRGWKGGYGWLRPREEAAGPCRPRRRSRDSF
- a CDS encoding 4Fe-4S dicluster domain-containing protein; translation: MGNKLLLQRRSILKAMVGTAGLTLAGTGLPAAGRASSWAESDDLATLIDVDLCNGCGACVAACRFRNLASVPHPVHPIPRPYPAWVRSSDWSDRTDEISRLTPYNWLFIQSCIITVKGVEKRVFLPRRCLHCNNPQCVTLCSTGSMRQSPEGAVYISSSTCLGDGPCDRACPWGIPQRQSGVGPYLNFAPRYVGNGQIFKCDHCRSLLATGQSPACVVACPQGAMRSGPRHDIVKQAKELAEHRGGDIFGLKENGGTNTIYVSSVLFRDIEANMLRQGQVGVGMPSLRPAGASLDKENSLLRAVLLAPAAGAALAGLRMWREKQMRRKP
- a CDS encoding HD domain-containing protein, which produces MHQALKDAITISKTLLRNGYDAHVINAPLQEHLLENAKQPTVDIACEPDLDTLIKLFPKAVPLQDKRALATLEENGFTFCFYPLEVAAAGHPELSLLRITPTMMDRMPHEEQLKLRITGFGSPESSNDAYDGFEDVKGGAIQLAGLPDETLRHNYLLAVRALRFAANFDLPIEPNTWLAIVRASSRVLDYVPATDIMDEWRKVAAESMYRFVRLLFDSHILQGLIPEVASLSCLTQMRNKDGETENVFEHTLECMKHYPEEDFHYDWLGTMAMLFHDVGKLYTGEYFDGIWTYYQHHRVGAKVTRKILRRLHFAQEDIDLLCHLVRHHMRFHFMMTDRGIRRFKALDDYPRLIAMARADLKARDGILTSFNHNMKYLDRAETPEQMLEPLLNGNEIMSETKLSPGPLVGIIRDALLQAQIAGEVTDVESAVVFVRDYARKSVG
- the dsrO gene encoding sulfate reduction electron transfer complex DsrMKJOP subunit DsrO, which gives rise to MNKSRRSFLKVAGLSACALSSGMAGLGALSGVAQAQIAPGRYEKGVNALHAKRWAMVIDTRQFTSPRDYEPLIEACHKFHNVPHVPGDQNIKWFWLDSFEHTFPDEMNAFLDKRRAEASYPLLCNHCTNPPCVRVCPTQATYKMEDGIVAMDYHRCIGCRFCMAGCPFGARSFNFKDPRKFLADPVPNPAFPTRMIGVVEKCTFCAERLAVGQLPACVEASGGKILFGDLEDPNSTVRQALSANYSIRRKPNLGTQPGVYYLI
- the dsrP gene encoding sulfate reduction electron transfer complex DsrMKJOP subunit DsrP; this translates as MVEKLLEGPKTYYLWLLFLLCLIAGCGIVYLDQLQNGLSVTGMNRDVSWGLYISQFTYFVGVAASAVMLVLPTYFHHYKKFKRMIIFGEFMAVAAVVMCALFIVVDLGQPQRMLNVMLHPTPNSVMFYDMLVLIGYLGLNIIIGWVTLEAERHEIDPPKWIKPLIYLSILWAFSIHTVTAFLYAGVPGRHYWLTAIMAGRFLASAFCSGPAILMLLMLLMRRLSGLDVGKEAVKTLTTIIVYAMCVNVFFFVLELFTAFYSNIPGHMEPISVLFFGHGGHLLWVNYWMWAAVIMAFSCLAILIPPKLRTHPTLMPIALIMLVAASWIDKGLGLLVGGFTPNMFETITPYMPTAKEIAVALGVYAVGALVLSLLWRIALGVKKEVNHLTD
- the dsrJ gene encoding sulfate reduction electron transfer complex DsrMKJOP subunit DsrJ; the protein is MYNAKAVILGIIIFVVLFTSPFWVSMLGNRYSSTGIALPKNEKECVENVTFMRDKHMQLLNEWRDEALRKENRTYVASNGKKWTISLQNTCMKCHNDYKGFCEKCHVANSVDPYCWTCHIIPQGSK
- the rlmN gene encoding 23S rRNA (adenine(2503)-C(2))-methyltransferase RlmN, which gives rise to MTNLLNLTLPELEAWLQTELGEPKFRAMQIWQWLWQRMVRDFESMTNISKVCREKLMAQAAIVWPEVVTVEKSQDDTTKFLLRLEDGALVETVLIPSDSREGVRRWTQCVSSQVGCAMGCTFCSTGQMGFERNMTMGEILGQVLVARAHLGDDRPEWPMLRNIVFMGMGEPLLNMRELMRSLEGLNNAKGLNFSPRRITVSTCGIEKGLRELGDSGLAYLAVSLHAPTQELRSRIMPKAARWSLEDMFETLKSYPLKTREHITFEYLLLGGVNDGLEQAKELARLVSEVRGKLNLIVYNPAEGAPYAAPTEDDVLAFEQYLWKRKITAILRKSKGQDIKAACGQLKAARLPD